Proteins encoded by one window of Mustela erminea isolate mMusErm1 chromosome 7, mMusErm1.Pri, whole genome shotgun sequence:
- the MYCN gene encoding N-myc proto-oncogene protein has translation MPSCTASTMPGMICKNPDLEFDSLQPCFYPDEDDFYFGGPDSTPPGEDIWKKFELLPTPPLSPSRAFPEHSPEPPNWATEMLLPEADLWGNPAEEDAFGLGGLGGLTPNPVILQDCMWSGFSAREKLERAVNEKLQHGRGPPAAGPAAPAPGAGATSPAGRGHCAAAGAGRVGAALPADLAHPAAECVDPAVVFPFPVNKREPAPAAPAGAPAAGAAAVASGASAAASAGAPAAVPPRPGGRPASGGDHKALSTSGEDTLSDSDDEDDEEEDDEEEIDVVTVEKRRSSSNSKAVTTFTITVRPKNAALGPGRAPPGELILKRCVPIHQQHNYAAPSPYVESEDVPPQKKIKSEASPRPLKSVIAPKAKSLSPRNSDSEDSERRRNHNILERQRRNDLRSSFLTLRDHVPELVKNEKAAKVVILKKATEYVHSLQAEEHQLLLEKEKLQARQQQLLKKIEHARTC, from the exons ATGCCAAGCTGTACTGCGTCCACCATGCCAGGGATGATCTGCAAGAACCCAGACCTTGAGTTTGACTCGCTGCAGCCCTGCTTCTACCCGGACGAAGATGACTTCTACTTCGGCGGCCCCGACTCGACCCCCCCAGGGGAGGACATCTGGAAGAAGTTCGAGCTGCTGCCCACGCCCCCGCTGTCGCCCAGCCGTGCCTTCCCGGAGCACAGCCCCGAGCCCCCGAACTGGGCCACCGAGATGCTGCTGCCCGAGGCCGACCTGTGGGGCAACCCGGCCGAGGAGGACGCGTTCGGCCTGGGGGGCCTGGGCGGCCTCACTCCCAACCCGGTCATCCTCCAGGACTGCATGTGGAGCGGCTTCTCGGCCCGCGAGAAGCTGGAGCGCGCCGTGAACGAGAAGCTGCAGCACGGCCGCGGGCCCCCGGCTGCCGGTCCTGCGGCCCCGGCCCCGGGAGCGGGCGCCACCAGCCCTGCGGGCCGCGGGCACTgtgcggcggcgggggcgggccgCGTCGGGGCCGCCCTGCCCGCGGACCTCGCCCACCCGGCCGCCGAGTGCGTGGATCCCGCCGTCGTCTTCCCCTTCCCCGTGAACAAGCGCGAGCCCGCGCCCGCCGCTCCGGCCGGTGCCCCGGCGGCCGGCGCTGCTGCGGTCGCCTCGGGGGCGAGTGCCGCGGCCTCGGCCGGCGCCCCGGCGGCCGTGCCCCCGCGCCCCGGCGGCCGTCCGGCCAGTGGCGGTGACCACAAGGCTCTCAGCACCTCCGGAGAGGACACCCTGAGCGACTCAG ATGACGAAGATGACGAAGAGGAAGACGACGAGGAGGAAATCGACGTGGTGACCGTGGAGAAGCGGCGGTCCTCCTCCAACAGCAAGGCTGTCACCACCTTCACCATCACTGTGCGCCCCAAGAAcgcagccctgggccctgggagggcCCCTCCGGGGGAGCTGATCCTCAAGCGCTGTGTCCCCATCCACCAGCAGCACAACTACGCCGCCCCGTCGCCCTACGTGGAGAGCGAGGACGTGCCACCCCAGAAGAAGATCAAGAGCGAAGCATCGCCCCGCCCCCTCAAGAGCGTCATCGCCCCCAAGGCCAAGAGCTTGAGTCCCCGCAACTCCGACTCGGAGGACAGCGAGCGCCGCCGGAACCACAACATTCTGGAGCGCCAGCGCCGGAACGACCTGCGCTCCAGCTTCCTCACGCTCAGGGACCACGTGCCAGAGCTGGTGAAGAACGAGAAGGCCGCCAAGGTGGTCATTTTGAAAAAGGCCACCGAGTACGTCCACTCCCTCCAGGCCGAGGAGCATCAGCTTTtgctggagaaggagaagttgCAGGCCAGGCAGCAGCAGTTGCTAAAGAAGATCGAACACGCTCGGACTTGCTAA